DNA sequence from the Tenacibaculum mesophilum genome:
CTAAATCAGTTAAAGAATACTCTACTTTTAATGGTGGTTTTGAGGTGTACACTTTTCTTTTTATTACACCATCTTCTTCCAAGGCTTTTAACTGTAAACTTAAAGTTCGTTCTGTAACCATTGGAATTTCTTTTCTTAACTCACTGTAACGAAGCGTTCCTTTTATTAAATGAAAAAGAATTACTGTTTTCCATTTCCCTCCAA
Encoded proteins:
- a CDS encoding winged helix-turn-helix transcriptional regulator; amino-acid sequence: MEVQESKTLKFKGREFPCCTSLTMGVIGGKWKTVILFHLIKGTLRYSELRKEIPMVTERTLSLQLKALEEDGVIKRKVYTSKPPLKVEYSLTDLGKSLIPIIQSIADWGDFAVTNHSK